Part of the Oerskovia paurometabola genome is shown below.
CAGGCGGGCGTCGCGGTGGACCCCGCGTGGGGCCTCGACGGCACCCCGATCGGCGACGACGTCACGGACGACTTCGACAGCCTGCGCCCCGCGCTCTCGCCACGCGTCGACGAGACGGGCGTCCCCGCCGGGACGCTCGGCTTCACGACCACGCCGCCGTCCGGCTGGAGCGTGGACAACTCGGCCATGCCGTCAGGTGGTGTGACCGAGTGGCGCGGCTGGTCGTTCACGACACAGACGTTCTGGTCCGCGGCGGAGCCGGGTCAGGCGCGCGAGAACTTCACGCGCGGACGTGACGTGATCGCGGTCGCGGACTCCGACGAGTGGGACGACAAGAGCCACGGCGCGGGAAAGTTCGACTCGACGCTCGTGACGCCGGCGTACTCGGTGGCGGGCAAGGAGCAGGCCGTGCTGAGCTTCGAGCACTCCTACCGTCACGACCGCGTGCAGGTCGCCGAAGTGCTCGTGAGCTTCGACGGAGGTGCACCGGTCCAGGTGGCGGCGTTCCCTGCGAGCGACAACGGGCAGCGCACGATCGTGACGGAGGTCCCGGCCGGGACGAGGACCGCGCAGTACCGGTTCCACTACAGCGGGACGAACGACTGGTTCTGGGCCCTGGACCAGGTGCGTTTCGCGGCGCAGGGCGGGACCGACCCTGCCGGCTCGGAGGGCGTCGCGCTCCAGGCGGTCGTCGAGGAGCCCGTCGTCGAGGGCAGGCTCTCGATGACGGTGGCGAGCGACGGCGCGCCCGTGACGCTCGAAGGCGGCCTCGACGGTGACCACCTGACCTACACCGCGGCCCTGCCCGTGGTGAGCGTCTCCGACACCCGCCTCGAGGCCGCGGGGTGGGCCGTGTCCGGGCAGTCGACCGCGTTCTCCACGGGGACGACGACGTTCGGTGCCGAGCAGCTCGGCTGGACGCCTCGCCTGGTGCTGGGCAAGCCGGGCGTCGTCGTCGGTCAGCGCGTGTCCTCGGTGCTGAGCGGGGGAGCGGGGCTGTCGGTCCCGCAGACCCTCGCCGGTGCCGACGCGATCGGTCGCAAGGGCACGTCCGACGTCACGGCCGACCTCGCTCTCGAGCTGCCGGCCGACACGGCGCCGGGTGCGTACGGCGCGACGCTGACGATGTCGCTCTTCCCCGTGGACTGAGCGGGGGCGTGAGCGGCCTGGTTCGCGGGCAGGACTCCGCGGACAGCACCGAGCCGCTCGGTCCGCCACTCCCTGGGCGGGGTGGAGAACCGAGCGGCTCGGGTCGTACGAGGGGGGTCGTCGGCCTCCCGTGGAGGGGCCTCAGCAGGCGCCGAGGTCCTTCCACACGCCCCAGTCGCTGGGGGCCGGAGCGTCGCCGCGGGTCCACCACTTGGCCTGCCACGTGCGGCCGTTGTGGGAGACGGTGTTGCCGCCCGTGTAGATGGTCGTCGCGCTCCAGGGGGCGGCCGCGCAGGTGGCGCCCGTGGTGCCGCCGGTCGTCCCGCCGGTGGTGCCGCCGGTCGTCCCGCCGGTGGTGCCGCCGGTGGTGCCGCCGGTCGTCCCGCCGGTGGTGCCGCCGGTGGTGCCGCCGGTCGTCCCGCCGGTGGTCCCGCCGGTGGTGCCGCCGGTCGTCCCGCCCGTCGTCCCGCCGGTGGATCCACCACCGGAGCCCGTGCCGAGGCGCGCACCGACGGCCGTCGCGAACGCGTAGTTGTTCTTCTTGTCCCAGTTGATCGACCAGGTCATGACGCCGCCGATCTTCCCGTAGGGCGTCGCGGGCTTGAAGGCGCCGCAGTTCGTCCCGGTCTCGAGGCAGTCGACGGCCTTGATGACGTTCGCGACGGGCTGGTAGCCGCCACCCGCCGCGGCCTGGACGGCGGGGACGCCGATGCCGACCTGGTCGGGGCGCAGGCCCATCTGGAGCTGGATGCAGCTCAGCGCGGTGAGGAAGTCGACGCTGCCCTGGCTGTAGACCTGCTGGTTGCAGCCCATCATCGCGCCCGAGTTGTAGTACTGGGTGTTGACGATCGTCAGGATGTCCTTGATCGCGAGCGTGAGCTGGTAGTAGCCCATCGAGGTGGCCTGGTAGTCGATGGTCTGGGGGGCCATCGCGATGATGAGGTTCGGGCCGGCCTTGGCCGAGAGCTGATGCAGCGCGCTCGACATGTACGTGGCGTTGATGCCGTGCTCGAGGTCGATGTCGACGCCGTCGAAGCCGTACTCCTGCATGAGGGCGTACGCGGTGTCGGCGAAGTTCTTCGCCTCGGTCGCGTTGGAGACGATGACGTTCCCCTTCTCGCCACCGACCGACAGGATGACCTTGCGGCCCTGTGCCCGGATCGCCGCGACGTCGGCCTTGAACTGGGGCACGGTGTACCCGTTCAGCTCGGCGGTCGAGAGGTTGAACGTGATGCCGCCGGGCGTGCCGGTCAGGTTGTCGGCGAACGCGACGGCGACCAGGTTGTAGGCGGGCGGGATGTCGCTCAACGGCATGACGACCGAGCCGTTGTTGAAGTTGTGCCAGTAGCCCGTGAGCCACTGGTGGCCCGGCGCGGCGGCGGCCGCGACGGTCGTGGGCTGCGCCGCGGGCTGCGGGGCGGCCTGGGCGCTCGTGCCGGCGAGCGCGAGGCCGCCGAGGGCGACCGTGGCCGCGGTCAGTGCCGCGAGCAGGCGGGCCGGGCGGCGGGCGCCGTCGGCGGTGTGGCGATGGGTTCTCACGTGGTGCTCCTCTTGCAGGGGTCCGGGACGTCGTCGTCTCACCGGGACCGTCCGAGTGGTCCGATCTGGGTCGGCCATGCCGACGCTACGTGAGCCGCGTCACGCCTGTGATGAGGGGTTCCACCACTTTCTGGCCGCGAGCGGTACGGGGATCCCCCTACGGGTCGCGTACCCGTACACGCGAGGCCCCGCGTCCCGACGACGTCGCTCGGGTCGCGGGGAGCAGGTCACCGAGGCCGTCCAGGGTGAACCTCGAGAAGCGTCTCGCGAGCATGTATCAAACGCGCCGCCGGTCCCTCTCTCCCGGCAGGAAGCGGTCCGGTGCTCCACCGGCCCGGTGCGTCGAGCGTGCGTGAGCACGAGCTGGAGGGAGGTCCTGCCGTGGCAGAAATGCTTGTCCCACCTGGGCAGACGCCTCTAGAATCGGGTTCCCCCGAATCACCCGCGCACGACCGAGAGCAAACGGCGCACCCAGCCATGACACGGATCACCGAGGACGTCCCGGAAGTCGACGAGCCGGAGGTGAGCCTCGGAGATCGCGCCGCGGCCGCCCTGCTCGACTACCGAGAGGGCAAGCACCAGGCACTGGCCGACTTCGTGCGAGAGGCCACCCCGTTGCTGTGGCACACGGTCAGGGCCCAGGGAGTCGTCCGCGAGCAGGCCGACGACATCGTCCAGAACACCTGGATGGCCCTCGTGCGCAACGCTCACACCATCCAGGAACCGCACGCCGTGCTCAAGTGGCTCCTGGTGACCGCCAAGCGCGGGGCCTGGGAGGCCGTCCGCAAGCAGCGGGACGACCAGAAGCGCCGGACCGAGCTGCCCGACGACATGCTCGAGGGGCCCACGGGAACCCTGCCCTCTTCCGACCCCACCCCTGAGGCCCAGGTCCTCGACGTGGAGCGCGACCGCCACCTGTGGCGCGCTGTCCTCCAGCTGCCGGAGCGCTGTCAGCAGCTCCTCCGGCTGATCTCGTTGGCGGACCGACCCGACTACAAGTACATCTCGAGCGCCATCGGCATGCCGGTGGGCAGCATCGGGTCCAACCGTGGGCGGTGCTTGGCAAAGCTCCGCGACATCATCGAGAGCGAGCAGGGGGACAGGACATGGGAAACACCATGAGCGCACCGTTGGGGTACAGCCCCGAGGAACCGCTGGACGCCGTAGACCTCGAGATCCTGGCGGATCTCGCCCGCATCCACGCGACGCTCGACCCGGTACCCGACGGGCTCGTCGAGCGGTCGCTGTTCGCCATCACGCTCGCAGGCCTGGAGGCCGAGGTCATGGAGCTCGAGTACGTCCGCGTGCCGGAGATGTCCGTCCGGGGCGAGGCGCCGCCGGTCGAGGCGCGCACCATCACCTTCACGGCCGAGTCCCTGACCGTCATGATCACGCTGTCCGCTCGTGACGACGGTCGGATCCGGATCGACGGCTGGGCCGCGCCGGCCGCAGAGCTGACGGTCGAGCTGCACCGACCGGACGGGATGGTCTCGACCGTCGCCGACGAGGACGGCCGGTTCGTCTTCGACGCCGTCGGGCCTGGTCCTGCCAGTCTGCTGCTCCGCGCCCCCGGCCGCGACGGCGACGCCGTGACGACGCCGATCATCGAGCTGTAGTCGTACGGCTCGTCGCTCTCGCCTCGCAACGCCGGGCCGATCGACCCGACGGTAGTCCCTTTCGTGCATTGGAGCACCGATGAGTGAGACCCCTGATCAGTCGGCCACGCCGCCGGTACCACCGGGAGGGCGGCCTTTCGGTGACCGGCCGAACCGGCTGCAGTGGCGGACGCGGACGCTCGACCCGATCACCGCACCGCGGCGGGCCGGGCAGTCCTCCCCTCACCCCACGTGGTACGTGGGGGACCGGGTCCTGGTCCCCGAGTCACCGGACGACCTGACCGGCAACCGCTCCTTGCGCTGGCTCGAGGAGGCCGCGGCGAGGTTCGACCTGACGGTCGAGGTCGAGGAGGCCAGCAGGAGCGACGCGGAGCTCATCACCCGGGCAGGGCTCGACCCTGAGACGACGCGCGACCTGCGACGCGTCTTCGGGCTGTCGGCGCGCCTGCGGCAGAAGGGCGGCAGCGAGGGCGAGCTCCCCGATGCCTGGAAGGTCATCGAGAAGCTCGGCGGGCGCCTGTGCCCCGACGACAGGTGCAGCCCGCGGGTGGGGCTCGACCACATGATCGCGCCGTCGGCAGGACCGGCCATCGGCGGCCAGCCCTACACCCAGCCCTTCCCGTACACCCAGCCTTTCCCGTACACCCAACCCTTCCCGTACACGCAGCCCTTTCCCTACACGCAGCCCTTCCCGTACACCCAGCCCTTCCCCGTCACGGGGACCGCCGAGTACGCGAACCCTGGCTCGGGGGGCCGGACGCCCGTGAACTGGGTCGGCCCCGTCCCCGCACGACGCCTCGCCGTCGGTGCCGACGACTTCACGGCGGCAGACGGTACCCGCCGCCCCGTCGTGGCGGTCCTGGACACCGGCGTGGGTGCGCACCCCTGGTTCGACGCCGCCCCGGAGTCCCGCGGGACGATCGTCGTGCGGGACCCCGAGCTCCTCGGCGAGCCGTTGTCCGTCCTCCCGGAGACGGAGTACGACTACGAGGACCCCGAGATCGGGGGTGTGTCGATCTCTCCCTTGACCGGACCGCTGGACCCGGTCGCGGGGCACGGCACGTTCATCGCCGGTCTCGTCCACCAGAAGTGCCCCGACGCGGTCATCCTGGCCCCCCGTCTCTACGGCGGCGCCGGAGTCATCCCCGAGCGGGACCTCCTGCGCTCTCTGCGTCGGGTACTTCTCTGGCACGTGCTGGGCCTCGTCGGACGGGACGGCTACGCCCCGATCGACGTCCTGGTCCTCTCCCTCGGGTACTACCACGAGCGACCGGAGGACGCGGACTTCGACGCTCCCTTCGGCACCGTTCTGAGGGCGCTCCGGCGCTACGGGGTGCTGGTCGTCGTCTCGTCCGGGAACGACGGACAGACCAGGCCGAGCTACCCCGCGGCGTTCGCACCGCGGATCGACCGCCGCCAGACGCCGCCCGTACCTCTCCCGGGCGTCTCGCTCTCGCGGGACGAGCCGCCGGTGCTCACGGTCGGGGCGCAGAACCCGGACGGGACGACCGCGCTGTTCAGCAACGACGGGCCGTGGGTCACGTGCGTGCGTCCCGGGTCGGCTCTCGTGTCCACGGCACCGACGACGATGGACGGTGCGGTGGCGCCCAGCCGGTGGCTCAAGGAGCTCTGGTCGGAGGGCAACCGGGCCACGATCGACCCCGAAGGGTTCCAGGGCGGGTTCGCGAGCTGGAGCGGTACGTCGTTCGCCGCGCCGGTGCTGGCAGGCGAGCTCGCGTCGTACCTGCTGGACGACTCGGCGGCCGACCCGACGTCGCCGAGCGACGTGGTACCGGGTGAAGGAGCCCCAGGACGCTGCGCATGGCTGTGGCAGTCCATTACCCTGGCCACTGGACTGGTCCCCACGGCGGTGACCGCGGAATGAGGTGACGGGGTGGCGCGCAGCGGTGGCCGGACCCTGCGCGCACGCCTCGAGTTCGCGTCGGCGACCAACGCGCGGGGCCGTCATGCTCGGGCCGCGCAGCTCTTCCGCTCCGTCCTGGCGGATCTCGAGGGGGCGGCCTTCGCCGACGACCCGGACAACAGCTATGCCCACGTCCGTGCGCTGATCGGTCTGGCGATCTCCAGGTTCGAGCACGAGGGCGACGTCGATCGTTCGCTCGAGCTGCTCGAAGAGGCCCAGGTGTGGGTCGAGGCCCACGGGCCCGAGGACCTGCAGCTCGTGGTCGGCGGGCAGCGTGGCCTGCTCAGGTTGCGCACCGGCCGGGTCGTCGAGGCGGTCGAGGAGATGGACGCCGCGGCTCGGTTCATCGACGTGGCGAGGCCGCTCGACGCCGCCGTCCTCCTCCTCAACCGAGGTTCGTTGCACCTCGAGCTGGGCAACCTCGATCGCGCCGAGGCCGACCTCGCCGAAGTGGTTCGTCGCGCGGAGGCGATGGGGGACACGTTGCTCGCGTCCAAGGCGCAGCACAACCTCGGTTACGCCAAGTACCTCGGGGGGGACCTGCCGACCGCCCTGCGTGCCATGGAAGAGGCCGAGCGCGGCGCGCCGGACCGTCACGCCTCGGTCGGCCTGATCGACAAGTCGCAGGTTCTCCTCGAGGCGGGACTGCTCTCCGACGCGGACGCGACGCTCGCCGAGGCGCGCGAGCACCTCGCCCGGAACCGGATGGTCAGGGACGTCGCCGAGGTCGAGCTCCTGCGTGCGCAGTGCCTCGTGGGACTTCGCCGCTACACCGAGGCGCAGCGGCAGGCGCGCGCGGCCGCGGCGCGGTTCGACCGGATCGGCAACGACCCCTGGGCCGCCCGTGCTCGGGTGGCCGAGCTTCAGGCGCGGCTGGCCGAGGACCGCTCGACGGGCGTCTCGGTGGGCATGGCGCGCCGTCGGGCCGCCCGTGCGCTCGCTCTCGCGGACGTGGGTGCTGCGCTCGGTGAGGCCGGTGGACGTGGGGTGACCGTCCCTGCGCAGCTTCTCGCCGCCGAGTGGCTCCTCGCGGCGAAGGACCCGACGCGTGCGCGCGAGATCCTCTCGCACGTCCCGGGCCACCTCGGGCGTGTGGCGCTGCCGTTGCGACTGCAGCACCAGGCCGTCGCGGCCCAGCTCGCGTTCGACACCGGGGACCGCGCTGCCGCGCTCCGTGCGGTGCGCAAGGGTCAGCGCATGCTGGCGGAGCACCGCGAGGGGCTGGGGTCGGTCGACGCCGTGACGGCCTCCGCGGTCCACGGGGTACGTCTGGGGCACGTGGACGTGGCCGCGGCGCTCCGGACGGGGCGCGCCTCGGCGCTGCTCGACGCCGTGGAGCGTGGGCGCGCGACCGTCGCAGGCAGCGGCAGGGTCGTACCGCCGTCCGACGCCGAGTCCGCCGATCTCCTCACGCGTGCGCGCCAGGAGATCGAGTCGGCCAGGCTCCTGGGGGCCAACCCGTCGGGTGAACGTCTCGAACGCCGTCGTGCGCACCTCAACGAGGCCCGACGCCTGCAGGAGGCCGCACGGCGTCGAGCCTGGCAGGACGGCGGGGGAGCGGCGACGCCGACCGCCGTCACCGCGCGCCGCCTGCGCCGCGCCCTGTCGACGGCGAGCCCGTCGACGGTCGTCGCGAACTTCGTCGTCGCGGACGAGGCGCTGCGCGTCCTGCGTGCGGACGCCTCGGGGCTGAGCATGATCCGGCTGGCCTCCATGGCGGAGGTCGGCGAGCGTATCCGGCGCACGCGCGCGGACCTCGACGTCCTGTCGAACGCCCTGATCCCGGCGCCCATGCGGGCCGCCGCCCGGGCGTCGCTCGACCGGAGCCTGGCGTGGCTGGACCGTGAGGTCCTCGCGCCGATCGACGCGCAGGGCGACCTGCACATCGCCGCGCGGGACCTGCTCCTCGCGGTGCCGTGGTCCTCGCTGCCCTCACGTGCAGGACGTCGGACCTGGGTCAACTCGTGGATCGATCTGCAGGAGGCGGCGGTCGACCAGACCAAGCCGGACGTCGTGGTCGTCGCCGGACCGGGGCTGCGGGCCGCCGTGACCGAGGCGGAGGCGGTCGCGCAGACGTGGGATCGTGCGACCGTCCTCTCCGGCGAGGAGGCCACGTGCTCGGCCACGGTCGAGAAGCTGCCGTCCGCGGCGGTCGTCCACCTCGCGACCCACGGACGGCACGAGACCGACAACCCGTTGTTCTCCTCGCTGCGGCTCGCGGACGGCCCGCTGTTCGCGCACGAGCTGGACGGCGTGGACCTCCGTGGGGCCGTGGTCGTCCTCTCGGCCTGCGAGGCGGGTCTGTCGACGGTCCGGATCGGTGGTGAACCCCTCGGGCTCACGAGCGTCCTGCTCCGGCTCGGGGCAGCGGCCGTGGTCTCGAGCGTGGCGCCCTTGCGGGACGACGTCGCCGCGCGCGTCATGCCCGAGTTCCACGGCCGGCTGCGCTCCGGGGCCACGCCGGGGGACGCCCTCGCGACCGCGATCGCGCACGAGGACGAGCCCGTGCCCCTCGTCTGCTTCGGGCCCCTCGCGGTCTGAGGCGGGCGGCCCGGGCGGCGGCGCACCACCGCGCGCCGCCGGACTGCGCGTGCTGCGCGCCGCCGTCGGACCGGATTTGGAGCACGCGCCCGCGTCACGTACCCTGGTCCAGTACCCAAGACCGCCGGTCGTACCGTCCTGCCCGCTGACTCG
Proteins encoded:
- a CDS encoding S8/S53 family peptidase, which produces MGDRVLVPESPDDLTGNRSLRWLEEAAARFDLTVEVEEASRSDAELITRAGLDPETTRDLRRVFGLSARLRQKGGSEGELPDAWKVIEKLGGRLCPDDRCSPRVGLDHMIAPSAGPAIGGQPYTQPFPYTQPFPYTQPFPYTQPFPYTQPFPYTQPFPVTGTAEYANPGSGGRTPVNWVGPVPARRLAVGADDFTAADGTRRPVVAVLDTGVGAHPWFDAAPESRGTIVVRDPELLGEPLSVLPETEYDYEDPEIGGVSISPLTGPLDPVAGHGTFIAGLVHQKCPDAVILAPRLYGGAGVIPERDLLRSLRRVLLWHVLGLVGRDGYAPIDVLVLSLGYYHERPEDADFDAPFGTVLRALRRYGVLVVVSSGNDGQTRPSYPAAFAPRIDRRQTPPVPLPGVSLSRDEPPVLTVGAQNPDGTTALFSNDGPWVTCVRPGSALVSTAPTTMDGAVAPSRWLKELWSEGNRATIDPEGFQGGFASWSGTSFAAPVLAGELASYLLDDSAADPTSPSDVVPGEGAPGRCAWLWQSITLATGLVPTAVTAE
- a CDS encoding CHAT domain-containing protein, which translates into the protein MARSGGRTLRARLEFASATNARGRHARAAQLFRSVLADLEGAAFADDPDNSYAHVRALIGLAISRFEHEGDVDRSLELLEEAQVWVEAHGPEDLQLVVGGQRGLLRLRTGRVVEAVEEMDAAARFIDVARPLDAAVLLLNRGSLHLELGNLDRAEADLAEVVRRAEAMGDTLLASKAQHNLGYAKYLGGDLPTALRAMEEAERGAPDRHASVGLIDKSQVLLEAGLLSDADATLAEAREHLARNRMVRDVAEVELLRAQCLVGLRRYTEAQRQARAAAARFDRIGNDPWAARARVAELQARLAEDRSTGVSVGMARRRAARALALADVGAALGEAGGRGVTVPAQLLAAEWLLAAKDPTRAREILSHVPGHLGRVALPLRLQHQAVAAQLAFDTGDRAAALRAVRKGQRMLAEHREGLGSVDAVTASAVHGVRLGHVDVAAALRTGRASALLDAVERGRATVAGSGRVVPPSDAESADLLTRARQEIESARLLGANPSGERLERRRAHLNEARRLQEAARRRAWQDGGGAATPTAVTARRLRRALSTASPSTVVANFVVADEALRVLRADASGLSMIRLASMAEVGERIRRTRADLDVLSNALIPAPMRAAARASLDRSLAWLDREVLAPIDAQGDLHIAARDLLLAVPWSSLPSRAGRRTWVNSWIDLQEAAVDQTKPDVVVVAGPGLRAAVTEAEAVAQTWDRATVLSGEEATCSATVEKLPSAAVVHLATHGRHETDNPLFSSLRLADGPLFAHELDGVDLRGAVVVLSACEAGLSTVRIGGEPLGLTSVLLRLGAAAVVSSVAPLRDDVAARVMPEFHGRLRSGATPGDALATAIAHEDEPVPLVCFGPLAV
- a CDS encoding carboxypeptidase-like regulatory domain-containing protein, whose protein sequence is MSAPLGYSPEEPLDAVDLEILADLARIHATLDPVPDGLVERSLFAITLAGLEAEVMELEYVRVPEMSVRGEAPPVEARTITFTAESLTVMITLSARDDGRIRIDGWAAPAAELTVELHRPDGMVSTVADEDGRFVFDAVGPGPASLLLRAPGRDGDAVTTPIIEL
- a CDS encoding glycosyl hydrolase family 18 protein produces the protein MRTHRHTADGARRPARLLAALTAATVALGGLALAGTSAQAAPQPAAQPTTVAAAAAPGHQWLTGYWHNFNNGSVVMPLSDIPPAYNLVAVAFADNLTGTPGGITFNLSTAELNGYTVPQFKADVAAIRAQGRKVILSVGGEKGNVIVSNATEAKNFADTAYALMQEYGFDGVDIDLEHGINATYMSSALHQLSAKAGPNLIIAMAPQTIDYQATSMGYYQLTLAIKDILTIVNTQYYNSGAMMGCNQQVYSQGSVDFLTALSCIQLQMGLRPDQVGIGVPAVQAAAGGGYQPVANVIKAVDCLETGTNCGAFKPATPYGKIGGVMTWSINWDKKNNYAFATAVGARLGTGSGGGSTGGTTGGTTGGTTGGTTGGTTGGTTGGTTGGTTGGTTGGTTGGTTGGTTGGTTGGTTGATCAAAPWSATTIYTGGNTVSHNGRTWQAKWWTRGDAPAPSDWGVWKDLGAC
- a CDS encoding alkaline phosphatase family protein, which codes for MRKIAHLALAGSLAAGTLLVPAAAFAAEGDAPVLQGTRTDKTLVIGLDGARLDKIEAASTPNLHALMQRGTYGHSLLYATSDAAEVSQRGAQTVSGAGWSTILTGVWTDKHNVRDNSFTGKNYAQYPSFLDRLEQVDPSIATFAASTWAPITSSASNGDIVSAGIDLRLATGSDVKTEQAAVTYLGTQNPDVSFIHLDDIDGAGHSHGADAAQYTAELEVQDARIGRVLAAIEARPHRAAETWNVIVTADHGHLPSGGHGGRAQTERATFVIAAGDGVEARGRQENLAITDIAPTVMRQAGVAVDPAWGLDGTPIGDDVTDDFDSLRPALSPRVDETGVPAGTLGFTTTPPSGWSVDNSAMPSGGVTEWRGWSFTTQTFWSAAEPGQARENFTRGRDVIAVADSDEWDDKSHGAGKFDSTLVTPAYSVAGKEQAVLSFEHSYRHDRVQVAEVLVSFDGGAPVQVAAFPASDNGQRTIVTEVPAGTRTAQYRFHYSGTNDWFWALDQVRFAAQGGTDPAGSEGVALQAVVEEPVVEGRLSMTVASDGAPVTLEGGLDGDHLTYTAALPVVSVSDTRLEAAGWAVSGQSTAFSTGTTTFGAEQLGWTPRLVLGKPGVVVGQRVSSVLSGGAGLSVPQTLAGADAIGRKGTSDVTADLALELPADTAPGAYGATLTMSLFPVD
- a CDS encoding RNA polymerase sigma factor; the encoded protein is MTRITEDVPEVDEPEVSLGDRAAAALLDYREGKHQALADFVREATPLLWHTVRAQGVVREQADDIVQNTWMALVRNAHTIQEPHAVLKWLLVTAKRGAWEAVRKQRDDQKRRTELPDDMLEGPTGTLPSSDPTPEAQVLDVERDRHLWRAVLQLPERCQQLLRLISLADRPDYKYISSAIGMPVGSIGSNRGRCLAKLRDIIESEQGDRTWETP